TGGCGAACGGTGTCGCCAGCGAGAAGCACAGGACCGGGATCGTCGTCAGGAGCCCGGCGATCGTCGCGGTCAGCCCGAGGTCCACGCGCAGGTCGCCGATGACCGGCGCCGGGGCCACGATCGGCCCGCGCAGGTTGAGGGCGATGAGGACGATCGCCGCCGGCAGCAGCCAGGCCGCACCGCGGAGTCCGCGACGGGCGACGGTGTTCACCGGTCCCTGCTCACGCCGCCGCGTCCGGCAGCAGGATCGGCAGCAGGTCGAGCGGGGTGGCGGCACGGGCGACGGTGCCCTCGGCCTCGGCGGGGGAGCCGTAGCCCCACTCGGCGAAGACGACCGGCACGCCGTGCACGTGGGCGCCCTCGACGTCGTGCAGCCGGTCGCCGACGAGCACCGGGCGGCTGACGTCGTGGCCGGCCGCCTCGAGTCGTCGCAGGGCCTCGGCGACGACGTCGGCCTTCGCGCTCCGGACCTCGTCGTCGCTCGCACCGGTGATGAAGTCGAAGTACCCGGTCAGGCCGTAGTGGTCGAGGATCACCGTGGCCGGTGTCTCGGGCTTGCTCGTCGCGGTGGACAGCGGCAGTCCGGCCTCGTGCAGGGTGCGGAGCACGACGTCCATGCCCGTGAACATCGCCGAGTCGAGAGCCCCGTGCGACAGGTAGTGCTCGCGGTACACGGCGAGCGTCCGCTCCGCACCGGCGTCGTCCATGCCCATCGCCGTCCGGAAGGTGTCCATGATCGGCGGGCCGACGAACGACATCAGCGTCGCGTGGTCCGGCACGGGCACGCCGACCGTGCGGAAGGTGTGCGTCATGCTCTCGAGGATCCCCGGGGCGGAGTCGCTGATGGTCCCGTCGAGGTCGAACAGGATGGCGGAGTAGGGGCGCGTCATGTCCTGACCAGCCTAGTCGCGGCGGTGGGGCCGGCCACGGGGCGGGCCGGTGGGCGCGCAGGGCGGTGGGGCGAGCCTCCCGGCTCGGTGCCGGTCCTGCGACATCGCACGCGTCGATCGACGGGTGCGGTGTCGCAGAACGCGTGCCGAGCGCGCCACGCGACCGTCAGAACAGGCGGGTGTGCCCGCCCTCGATGCCGCGCATCGCGTCGTAGTCGAGCACGAGGACGCGGATGCCGCGGTCCTCGGCGAGCGTGCGTGCCTGCGGTGCGACCGTCTGCGCGGCCAGGACGCCCTGCACCGGCCGCAGGTGCGGGTCGCGGTTCATGAGCTCGAGGTACCGCGTGAGCTGCTCGACGGCGTCGATGTTGGCGTTGCGCTTCATCTCGACCGCGACGCTCGCGCCCGCGTCGTCGCGCGCCAGGATGTCGACCGGACCGATCGCCGTCATGTACTCACGTCGGACGAGCGTGTGCCCGTCGCCGAGGAGCTCGATCTGCTCGGCGAGGAGCTGCTGCAGGTGCGCCTCGACGCCGTCCTTCACCAGACCGGGGTCGACGCCGAGGTCGTGGCTCTCGTCCGCGACGACCTCGTACAGGCTGACGATGAGCTTGTCCTGCGTCTTCTTCTGCGTGACGGTCCAGACCTGGGTGATGCCGGCGCTCGCCTGCTCCTCGTCGGGCTCGGTCATCTCGATCGAGCACGGCGGGCTCATCCAGTTCAGCGGCTTGTAGCTGCCGCCGTCCGAGTGGACGAGCAGCGAGCCGTCCGCCTTGAGCATGAGCAGACGGGTCGCGAGCGGCAGGTGGGCCGACAGGCGTCCGGCGTAGTCGACGGAGCAGCGGGCGATGACGAGACGCACCCGGCGATCCTAACGGTCGGCGCGCGTCCCACCGGACGCGGCGGGGTCCGCCACCGTGTCGTCCGTCCCGTGGTGCGTGCGGTCGGTCTGGAGGCGCGGCTCGCCCCCGCCGGGCTGCGCCGCGTCCGGCTGCTGGTCGCGTGCCGCCCCGTGGCCACCGTCGTCGCGTCCGCGCCGCTTCCGCAGCGTCTCGGCCGCCGCGCCGGTCTCGCGCGCCGCTCCCGATGCCAGGCCGGCGGCGATGATGAACACGAACACCACGAGCAGCGCGCCGAGCAGGCCGATGTGCTCGCCGAGGAAGCCGATCAGCGGCGGACCGGCGAGGAACGCCACGTAGCCGATCGTCGCCACGGCGCTGACCTTGAGCGCTGCCGAGCGGGGGTCGTCGGCGGCGGCGGACATGCCCATCGGGAAGCCGAGGCTCGCACCGAGGCCCCAGAGGACGACACCGACGATCGCGATCGGGATCACGTCCACGAAGATGAGCAGCCCGAGGCCGACCACGGCGACGGCGGCGCTCACGCGGAGCACGGGCACCCGGCCGAACCGGTCGATGAGCGGGCTGCCCGCGATGCGTCCGGCGGTCATCGCGGCGAGGAACACCGTGAGCACGGCGGAGCCGGCGGCGTTGTCGAGCCCGTGCCCGTCGATCATGGCGAGGGGCAGCCAGTCGTTGGCGGAGCCCTCGGCCAGCGCCATGCCGAGCACGATCACACCGATGAGGAGCGTCGACGGCTGTGCCCAGACCTGCCAGCGCGTGAGCTGCACCGGGGTCGGGCTGGTCGCGGTGGACTCGTGCTCCTCGTACCGGTGCTCGTCCCCGAAGCGCGACGCCGCCGCGAGCATGACCAGGCAGACCACGACGCCGAGCACCGCGAAGTGCAGCACGACGGGGACGTCGAGCGCCTCGGTCAGGGCGCCCAGCCCGGCACCGGCGAGCGTGCCGACGCTGAACGCGGCGTGGAAGAGCGGCATGATCGTGCGACCACCGGCCTTCTCGGCGGCGGCGCCGGAGACGTTCATCGACACGTCGACCAGGCCGTTGCCGAAGCCGAACGCGATGAGACCGATCCAGATCGCGGCGAAGCCCCAGCCGGCGGTGACGGCGACGCCCGCGAAGACGAGGCCGACCGC
The sequence above is drawn from the Curtobacterium sp. MR_MD2014 genome and encodes:
- a CDS encoding MFS transporter, with the protein product MTTTSTRSAPTTRTWIIAVFVAFTLSGLAIATWLGRIPSVRDSLGATTFEMGLLVLGMAVGSIGGLTFAGHIVAKVGARRGVQVASVCLAVGLVFAGVAVTAGWGFAAIWIGLIAFGFGNGLVDVSMNVSGAAAEKAGGRTIMPLFHAAFSVGTLAGAGLGALTEALDVPVVLHFAVLGVVVCLVMLAAASRFGDEHRYEEHESTATSPTPVQLTRWQVWAQPSTLLIGVIVLGMALAEGSANDWLPLAMIDGHGLDNAAGSAVLTVFLAAMTAGRIAGSPLIDRFGRVPVLRVSAAVAVVGLGLLIFVDVIPIAIVGVVLWGLGASLGFPMGMSAAADDPRSAALKVSAVATIGYVAFLAGPPLIGFLGEHIGLLGALLVVFVFIIAAGLASGAARETGAAAETLRKRRGRDDGGHGAARDQQPDAAQPGGGEPRLQTDRTHHGTDDTVADPAASGGTRADR
- a CDS encoding HAD hydrolase-like protein, which gives rise to MTRPYSAILFDLDGTISDSAPGILESMTHTFRTVGVPVPDHATLMSFVGPPIMDTFRTAMGMDDAGAERTLAVYREHYLSHGALDSAMFTGMDVVLRTLHEAGLPLSTATSKPETPATVILDHYGLTGYFDFITGASDDEVRSAKADVVAEALRRLEAAGHDVSRPVLVGDRLHDVEGAHVHGVPVVFAEWGYGSPAEAEGTVARAATPLDLLPILLPDAAA
- the nucS gene encoding endonuclease NucS, producing the protein MRLVIARCSVDYAGRLSAHLPLATRLLMLKADGSLLVHSDGGSYKPLNWMSPPCSIEMTEPDEEQASAGITQVWTVTQKKTQDKLIVSLYEVVADESHDLGVDPGLVKDGVEAHLQQLLAEQIELLGDGHTLVRREYMTAIGPVDILARDDAGASVAVEMKRNANIDAVEQLTRYLELMNRDPHLRPVQGVLAAQTVAPQARTLAEDRGIRVLVLDYDAMRGIEGGHTRLF